A single window of Synechococcus sp. C9 DNA harbors:
- a CDS encoding NAD-dependent epimerase/dehydratase family protein: MRVLITGGAGFIGSAIQDIYLQAGHEVAILDNFAAGNPAYVHPHSRVYQADLRESNLVWQIFQDWQPEVVSHHAAQIDVRQSVAEPVADAQINILGSLNVLEAAAQMGVKQFIFASSGGACYGELQQIPAPETHPLQPISPYGIAKVTLEHYLHFYYQAYGLCYGILRYANVYGPRQGITGEAGVITAFITALLTGQTPVIYGQGTQTRDYVYVDDVAQVNLQILGKLEPLTLNIGTGQETSVLALYELLQKLIPSKVTPQFLPKRVGEITRSALDVTRARETLGWQAQTSLTQGLQATLDWYRQVLN; this comes from the coding sequence ATGCGTGTTTTGATTACCGGCGGGGCGGGTTTTATTGGCTCCGCTATCCAAGATATTTATCTGCAAGCCGGGCATGAGGTGGCGATTTTGGATAATTTTGCCGCTGGGAATCCTGCCTATGTCCACCCCCACAGCCGGGTTTATCAGGCGGATTTGCGGGAATCCAACCTGGTATGGCAGATTTTCCAGGATTGGCAACCGGAAGTGGTCAGCCACCATGCGGCTCAGATTGATGTGCGGCAGTCCGTTGCGGAACCGGTGGCGGATGCCCAGATTAATATCTTAGGTTCCCTGAATGTGCTGGAAGCGGCGGCGCAGATGGGGGTTAAACAATTTATTTTTGCCTCATCTGGGGGGGCGTGTTATGGAGAATTGCAACAGATTCCCGCCCCGGAAACCCATCCATTGCAACCCATTTCTCCCTATGGAATTGCCAAAGTAACCCTAGAGCATTACTTGCATTTTTATTACCAGGCTTATGGGTTATGCTATGGGATTTTGCGCTATGCGAATGTGTATGGTCCTCGCCAGGGAATTACGGGGGAAGCGGGGGTGATTACGGCTTTTATTACGGCTTTATTGACGGGACAAACGCCGGTGATTTATGGTCAGGGTACCCAAACTCGGGATTATGTGTATGTGGATGATGTGGCGCAGGTAAATTTGCAAATTTTAGGTAAATTAGAACCCTTGACGCTGAATATTGGCACGGGTCAAGAAACCTCCGTATTAGCTTTATATGAACTGCTCCAAAAACTGATCCCCAGCAAAGTAACGCCCCAATTTTTACCGAAACGGGTGGGGGAAATTACTCGCAGTGCCCTGGATGTGACCCGAGCGAGGGAAACCTTGGGGTGGCAGGCGCAGACATCCTTGACCCAGGGGTTACAAGCCACCTTGGACTGGTATCGCCAGGTATTGAATTAA
- a CDS encoding single-stranded DNA-binding protein: MNLCILQAEIMQEPQLRYTPDNQLAVTDMLVQVPGLRPDDPQGRLKVVVWGGLAEQTVKQFKVGDQVLIEGRLGMVKVDLPNGSRTTRPELTASRIFPVHVGDALVAEDAPPRRTPVTEVPAPHSQTMTPTDESSGDSTPF, encoded by the coding sequence ATGAACCTGTGCATCCTCCAAGCGGAAATCATGCAGGAACCCCAACTGCGTTACACCCCGGATAATCAACTGGCGGTGACGGATATGTTGGTGCAGGTTCCGGGTTTGCGCCCCGATGACCCCCAGGGACGGCTGAAGGTGGTGGTCTGGGGTGGGTTGGCGGAACAGACGGTCAAGCAGTTCAAAGTTGGCGACCAGGTGCTGATCGAGGGGCGATTGGGCATGGTCAAGGTGGATTTACCCAATGGCAGTCGCACCACCCGCCCGGAATTGACCGCCTCTCGTATCTTTCCGGTGCATGTGGGGGATGCTTTGGTGGCAGAAGACGCCCCGCCCCGCCGAACCCCTGTGACCGAGGTTCCTGCCCCTCATTCTCAAACCATGACCCCCACCGATGAATCCTCTGGTGACTCCACCCCCTTTTGA
- the rdgB gene encoding RdgB/HAM1 family non-canonical purine NTP pyrophosphatase, which produces MTPPPFDLVVATTNPGKVREIRAYLPDWNCLIPPADLLLEETGNTFAANAQMKATQAALALDGWAIADDSGLEVDSLDGAPGVFSARYGRTDRERIERLLFELGDERERGARFVCVVAVANPQGEIVAQAEGVCRGEILLAPRGTGGFGYDPIFYVPQQGLTFAQMTPAQKQQVSHRGQALQALVPQLRQLR; this is translated from the coding sequence GTGACTCCACCCCCTTTTGACCTGGTGGTGGCTACCACCAATCCCGGCAAGGTGCGGGAAATTCGGGCTTATTTACCGGACTGGAATTGCCTTATCCCCCCGGCGGATTTGCTGTTGGAGGAAACCGGGAATACCTTTGCCGCCAATGCCCAGATGAAGGCGACCCAGGCGGCGCTGGCTCTGGATGGGTGGGCGATTGCGGACGATTCCGGGTTGGAGGTGGACAGTTTGGACGGGGCACCGGGGGTGTTTTCTGCTCGCTATGGTCGCACGGATAGGGAACGGATTGAACGGCTGTTGTTTGAATTGGGGGACGAGCGGGAACGGGGGGCGCGGTTTGTCTGTGTGGTGGCGGTGGCGAATCCCCAGGGGGAAATTGTCGCCCAGGCGGAGGGGGTGTGTCGGGGGGAAATTTTGTTGGCACCCCGGGGTACGGGCGGGTTTGGCTATGACCCGATTTTTTATGTGCCACAGCAGGGGTTGACCTTTGCCCAGATGACTCCAGCGCAGAAACAGCAGGTCAGCCATCGGGGGCAGGCATTGCAGGCTTTGGTTCCGCAATTGCGGCAGTTGCGGTGA
- a CDS encoding UPF0104 family protein: MKLWRWLVWLLVLGFLGRKLGQSWGEVQHLPWQQQILVWWLGAGVVTTGAHLWAGWLWGRTLGFLGYPVASRWAVPLYVRTNLAKYIPGNVWHFYGRIQAAQTQAIPVPVTVLSILLEALLLAATALIVGATRWEQWGWPLLALLAVLGGIHPRCLNRVLAWAGRRKGQGTALPRIRRYPLPLLLGALGFLGLRGLGFLLVLGAWVPFTWETVPPGLGAFGLAWFMGFIVPLAPGGLGVFEATLTASLSGLVPTGIVLAAAVGYRLVSILAELAAVGVGVWVGWGRRDLNPHDL; encoded by the coding sequence GTGAAGCTCTGGCGTTGGCTGGTTTGGCTATTGGTCTTGGGTTTTTTGGGGCGAAAACTGGGGCAATCCTGGGGGGAAGTCCAGCACCTGCCTTGGCAACAGCAGATTCTGGTCTGGTGGTTGGGGGCGGGGGTGGTCACCACCGGGGCGCACCTGTGGGCGGGGTGGTTGTGGGGGCGGACGCTGGGGTTTTTGGGGTATCCCGTTGCCAGTCGCTGGGCGGTGCCCCTCTATGTGCGGACCAATTTAGCCAAATACATTCCGGGCAATGTCTGGCATTTCTATGGACGCATTCAAGCCGCCCAAACCCAGGCGATTCCCGTGCCGGTCACGGTGCTGAGCATTCTGCTGGAAGCCCTATTGCTGGCGGCGACGGCGTTGATTGTGGGGGCGACCCGGTGGGAGCAGTGGGGGTGGCCGCTGTTGGCTCTGCTGGCCGTCTTGGGGGGGATTCATCCCCGCTGTTTGAATCGGGTGTTGGCCTGGGCGGGGCGGCGCAAGGGACAGGGAACGGCTTTGCCCCGGATTCGGCGTTATCCTTTGCCCCTACTGCTCGGTGCCCTGGGATTTCTGGGACTGCGGGGGCTGGGTTTTCTGCTGGTGCTGGGGGCGTGGGTGCCCTTCACCTGGGAGACGGTGCCCCCTGGGTTGGGAGCGTTTGGGTTGGCCTGGTTCATGGGGTTTATCGTGCCCCTGGCGCCGGGGGGGTTGGGGGTGTTTGAAGCCACCTTGACCGCCAGCCTGAGCGGCTTGGTTCCCACCGGAATTGTTTTAGCCGCCGCCGTTGGGTATCGCCTGGTCAGTATCTTGGCGGAGTTGGCCGCCGTTGGCGTAGGGGTTTGGGTAGGATGGGGGCGGAGGGACTTGAACCCTCACGACCTTTAG
- a CDS encoding GTP-binding protein yields MTQSISAPIKLDLPKRGLPVTIITGFLGSGKTTLLNHILQNRQDLKVAVLVNEFGDINIDSQLLVSVDEGMIELSNGCICCTINDGLVDAVYNVLERQERIDYLVVETTGVADPLPVALTFLGTELRDLTQLDSILTVVDASAFAPDLFNSEAALSQLTYGDIILLNKVDLVSPERVQELTRRISEMKAGARILTTIKGQVSLPLILGVEAPHSELIAQEHQAHSHHNHEEPDHHHHHHDHHHHPHHLENDGFMAVSFTSERPLHLEKFQFFLTDQLPTNVFRAKGVLWFDRSSLRYVFQLSGKRYSLDVDDRPVPPQNQLVFIGQNLDQKSLLRDLEACLVDGNKS; encoded by the coding sequence ATGACCCAATCTATCTCTGCGCCAATTAAATTGGATTTGCCCAAGCGGGGTTTGCCGGTGACGATTATCACGGGTTTTTTGGGCAGTGGCAAAACCACGTTGCTCAACCATATTTTGCAAAACCGGCAGGATTTGAAGGTGGCGGTGCTGGTGAATGAATTTGGGGATATTAACATTGACAGCCAACTTTTGGTGTCGGTGGATGAGGGAATGATTGAACTAAGCAATGGCTGTATTTGTTGCACGATTAATGATGGTTTGGTGGATGCGGTTTATAACGTTTTGGAGCGGCAGGAACGGATTGATTATTTGGTGGTGGAAACCACGGGGGTGGCTGATCCCCTGCCCGTTGCCCTGACATTTTTGGGCACGGAACTGCGGGATTTGACCCAGTTGGATTCGATTTTAACGGTGGTGGATGCCTCGGCGTTTGCCCCGGATTTATTTAATAGCGAAGCGGCTTTGAGTCAGCTTACCTACGGGGATATTATTTTACTCAATAAGGTGGATTTGGTCTCCCCGGAACGGGTGCAGGAATTGACCCGGCGGATCAGTGAAATGAAAGCCGGTGCCCGGATTTTAACTACGATTAAGGGACAGGTATCGCTCCCCTTGATTTTGGGGGTGGAAGCGCCCCACTCAGAACTAATTGCCCAAGAGCATCAGGCGCACTCCCATCACAATCATGAAGAACCGGATCATCACCACCATCATCATGATCATCATCACCATCCCCACCACTTGGAAAATGATGGCTTTATGGCGGTTTCGTTTACCAGTGAACGGCCTTTGCATCTGGAAAAATTTCAATTCTTTTTGACGGATCAATTGCCGACCAATGTATTCCGAGCGAAGGGGGTTTTGTGGTTTGACCGCAGTAGCCTCCGTTATGTTTTTCAACTGAGCGGGAAACGCTATAGTTTGGATGTGGATGACCGACCGGTGCCGCCCCAAAATCAATTGGTTTTTATTGGGCAAAATTTGGATCAAAAATCCCTATTACGAGACTTAGAAGCCTGTTTGGTGGATGGGAACAAATCTTAA
- a CDS encoding response regulator — MDAAQQQRILGYFLQETQEHLATLYQAIPAMGQPLTDPEQVSDWFRAAHSIKGGAAMLGLDALQEMALGLENCLKILRDEGVGRQVCLSPEMVALFQQGVAALTGLVSHLEQEGSIPSEMGLQVVREYQPVFIQLEALLQILVQGEGVMAGWEATPADEAVSGITPEPEVTAVDMATESEELDLVELFASLDAQATVGEVVAAEAPVPLANTTQELASLAELFSLTPEEGGAEFSGNEGVAIEGEQTVEDLGALAELFTLEEEGEATAEQEDFNFLDTGASAEAMALESLSQLEPLPESDESEFNFASFSPEAEQQLETTSSEFDFEESLTDIPTLDFGDESGGDLGEFSFESFTPEAGLEQGLETASDEFGFEETPGNIPTLDFNGETEGTLGELDFESFTPQSELEAEQELETASEFDFEETPGDIPSLDFSEEAGETLGELNFESFTPQSELEAEQQLETASSEFDFEESLGDIPTLDFGEETEGSLGELNFESFTPQSELAEEQQLETANDFDFEETLADIPTLDFSEESGGDLGEFSFESFAPEAGLQEELELASNEFDFEETPGDIPTLDFSEGTEGSLGEFDFESFTPPSELEAEQELETASSEFDFEESLGDIPTLDFSEGTEGSLGEFDFESFTPPSELEAEQELETASSEFDFEESLADIPTLDFSEGTEGSLGEFDFESFTPQSELEAEQELETASSEFDFEESLGDIPASDFSEETGGTLGEFDFDDVTLDTETLGELTFEDVPPIPEELTLTTSGLIGDVGSDLEAALSSFVGSEQEEPLPQPESDDLSASNALETSLESLDESLELADLDDLTALETDLGDDLDFSDSALPDLTGDLELPDLGDLELPVSGEEFALDNNDFGDLEQLLAAAPTDLTSLEEALASTPGTTNTPPAKAAEPSPAAAETRTSGSTSAPVMDQTMRVPIRQLDNLSNLIGELVVSRNTLQEDQNQLRQFLENLLHQAHQLNDLSQRMQDLYERSLLEGALNASRGAGVGNFLNPGNAGSQHSTGAEFDALEMDRFTGFHTLSQEIAERVLRVRESAQDIGFMVEAFDEVVRSFQRITQGLQEGINNARMEPFSRVTDRLPRAVRNVALKCGKQVTLEIEGRETLVDKMILEKLTDPMTHLVNNAIVHGIGLPAQRQAAGQSPAGRIVIRAAYQGNQTVITVSDDGVGINPDRVKAKAIERGVITPEQAATMSKQDIYQLLFMPGFSTKDQADEFAGRGVGLDVVRQNLAEIRGTVVVDSELGKGTTFTIRLPLTLSISKSLPCVVNHAQVAFPMDGVADVPVDVTQEMIHTGVDGKLTLDWQGQRIPLRPLNELLRYGRMIGRGSIFGTNTQEGVSVVVVQSLGRYVAFQVDQVLNEQEVVIKQLSGPVQKPLGIAGATILGDGRIMMIADILELVDLALGQMPPPSAPLWQGTMPAEVETTDEPTVLIVDDSIVVREMLSMTFSNKGYRVEQARDGQEAWEKLRDGLPCDLMFCDIEMPRMDGLELLSKVRRDATLKGLPIAMLTSRGAERHRQMAIQLGANAYFTKPYLEETLLDAARRLLEGESLVAPNN; from the coding sequence ATGGATGCCGCTCAACAACAACGGATTCTGGGGTATTTTCTACAGGAAACCCAGGAACACCTGGCGACCCTCTATCAGGCGATCCCGGCGATGGGGCAACCCCTGACCGACCCGGAGCAGGTCAGTGATTGGTTTCGAGCCGCCCATTCGATCAAGGGGGGAGCCGCCATGTTGGGGTTGGATGCCCTACAGGAGATGGCATTGGGCTTGGAGAACTGTCTGAAAATCCTGCGGGATGAGGGCGTGGGGCGGCAGGTGTGCCTCAGTCCTGAGATGGTAGCGTTGTTCCAACAAGGGGTGGCGGCGTTGACGGGGTTGGTCAGCCACCTAGAGCAGGAGGGGAGTATTCCTTCAGAGATGGGTTTGCAGGTGGTGCGGGAATACCAGCCGGTCTTTATCCAATTGGAAGCCCTATTGCAAATTTTGGTGCAAGGGGAAGGGGTCATGGCGGGATGGGAGGCAACGCCTGCCGATGAAGCCGTGTCGGGAATCACCCCTGAACCGGAGGTGACGGCGGTTGACATGGCAACGGAGAGCGAAGAGTTGGATTTGGTGGAATTATTCGCCAGCTTGGATGCTCAGGCAACGGTTGGGGAAGTGGTAGCCGCAGAAGCACCTGTCCCACTTGCCAATACAACCCAGGAGTTGGCTTCTTTGGCAGAATTGTTCTCCTTAACGCCTGAAGAAGGAGGGGCAGAGTTTTCAGGGAATGAGGGGGTTGCCATTGAGGGAGAGCAAACGGTTGAGGATTTGGGTGCCCTGGCGGAATTGTTCACATTGGAGGAGGAAGGGGAAGCAACGGCTGAGCAGGAAGATTTTAACTTTTTGGATACTGGGGCGAGTGCAGAAGCGATGGCTTTGGAATCTTTGTCCCAATTGGAACCCCTGCCAGAGTCGGATGAAAGTGAGTTTAACTTTGCATCTTTTAGTCCTGAAGCAGAACAACAATTAGAAACTACTAGTAGTGAATTTGATTTTGAGGAAAGCCTAACCGATATTCCCACTTTGGATTTTGGGGATGAATCGGGTGGCGATTTGGGTGAATTTAGTTTTGAATCGTTTACCCCGGAAGCAGGATTAGAACAAGGGTTAGAAACCGCCAGTGATGAATTTGGTTTTGAAGAAACCCCAGGCAATATTCCCACTTTGGATTTCAATGGGGAAACTGAAGGGACTTTAGGTGAACTGGACTTTGAATCTTTTACCCCTCAATCGGAGTTAGAAGCAGAACAAGAATTAGAAACTGCTAGCGAGTTTGATTTTGAGGAAACCCCAGGGGATATTCCCAGCCTGGATTTTAGCGAGGAAGCAGGGGAAACTTTAGGTGAACTGAACTTTGAATCTTTCACTCCTCAATCAGAGTTGGAAGCAGAACAACAATTAGAAACCGCTAGTAGTGAATTTGATTTTGAGGAAAGTCTAGGGGATATTCCCACTTTAGATTTCGGTGAGGAAACTGAGGGAAGTTTGGGTGAACTGAACTTTGAATCTTTTACTCCTCAATCAGAGTTGGCAGAAGAGCAACAACTAGAAACCGCTAACGATTTTGACTTTGAGGAAACTTTAGCCGATATTCCCACTTTGGATTTTAGTGAGGAGTCGGGTGGCGATTTGGGTGAATTTAGTTTTGAATCGTTTGCCCCGGAAGCAGGATTACAAGAGGAATTAGAATTAGCCAGTAATGAATTTGATTTTGAAGAAACCCCAGGGGATATTCCCACTTTGGATTTTAGTGAGGGGACAGAAGGGAGTTTGGGTGAATTTGATTTTGAATCCTTTACCCCTCCATCAGAGTTAGAAGCAGAACAAGAATTAGAAACTGCTAGTAGTGAGTTTGATTTTGAGGAAAGTCTAGGGGATATTCCCACCTTGGATTTCAGCGAGGGGACAGAAGGGAGTTTGGGCGAATTTGATTTTGAATCCTTTACCCCTCCATCAGAGTTAGAAGCAGAACAAGAATTAGAAACTGCTAGTAGTGAGTTTGATTTTGAAGAAAGCCTAGCCGATATTCCCACCTTAGATTTCAGTGAGGGGACAGAAGGGAGTTTGGGTGAATTTGATTTTGAATCCTTTACCCCTCAATCGGAGTTGGAAGCAGAACAAGAATTAGAAACTGCTAGTAGTGAGTTTGATTTTGAGGAAAGTCTAGGGGATATTCCCGCTTCAGATTTCAGCGAGGAAACGGGGGGAACCTTGGGTGAATTTGATTTTGATGATGTCACCCTGGATACTGAAACATTGGGAGAATTAACTTTTGAAGATGTGCCGCCAATTCCTGAAGAATTGACATTAACAACTTCAGGACTGATTGGTGATGTGGGAAGCGATTTGGAAGCCGCCCTTTCTTCATTTGTCGGGTCAGAACAGGAAGAACCTTTGCCTCAGCCGGAATCTGATGACTTGTCTGCCTCGAATGCCCTAGAAACGAGCCTCGAATCCTTGGATGAATCCCTAGAATTGGCGGATTTGGATGATTTAACGGCATTGGAAACAGACTTGGGTGATGACCTGGATTTCTCCGATTCTGCCCTGCCCGACTTAACCGGGGATTTGGAACTGCCGGATTTGGGAGACTTGGAGTTGCCCGTTTCAGGGGAAGAATTTGCCTTAGATAACAATGATTTCGGCGACCTGGAGCAGTTATTGGCGGCGGCACCAACCGATTTGACCAGCCTGGAGGAGGCTTTGGCTTCGACCCCTGGGACGACGAACACCCCCCCGGCGAAGGCGGCAGAACCCAGTCCAGCGGCGGCGGAAACCCGTACCAGTGGGTCAACCAGTGCCCCGGTGATGGATCAGACCATGCGGGTGCCCATCCGGCAGTTGGATAACCTGAGCAATTTGATTGGGGAATTGGTGGTTTCCCGGAACACTTTGCAGGAAGACCAAAACCAACTGCGGCAATTTTTGGAAAATCTTTTGCACCAGGCGCACCAACTGAATGACCTCAGCCAACGGATGCAGGATTTGTATGAGCGTTCTCTGCTGGAAGGAGCCTTGAATGCCAGTCGGGGCGCGGGGGTAGGCAATTTCTTGAATCCGGGGAATGCGGGGTCACAGCACAGCACGGGGGCGGAATTTGATGCCCTGGAGATGGACCGATTTACCGGGTTTCACACCCTTTCTCAGGAGATTGCAGAGCGGGTATTGCGGGTGCGGGAGTCTGCCCAGGACATCGGGTTCATGGTGGAAGCCTTTGATGAGGTGGTACGCAGTTTCCAACGGATTACCCAGGGTTTGCAGGAAGGGATCAACAACGCCCGCATGGAACCCTTTTCTCGGGTGACGGATCGGCTCCCCCGGGCAGTCCGCAACGTGGCGCTCAAGTGCGGCAAACAGGTGACTCTGGAAATCGAAGGGCGGGAAACCTTGGTAGATAAGATGATCCTGGAAAAGCTCACCGACCCCATGACCCACTTGGTCAACAATGCCATTGTGCATGGAATCGGACTCCCTGCCCAACGCCAGGCGGCTGGACAATCCCCAGCGGGACGGATTGTGATTCGGGCGGCGTACCAGGGGAACCAAACGGTGATCACGGTCAGCGATGATGGGGTGGGGATCAATCCCGACCGGGTGAAAGCCAAGGCGATTGAGCGGGGGGTGATTACGCCGGAGCAGGCGGCGACCATGAGCAAGCAGGACATTTACCAACTGCTGTTTATGCCTGGGTTTAGTACTAAGGATCAGGCGGATGAATTTGCCGGTCGGGGGGTTGGTCTGGATGTGGTGCGCCAGAATTTGGCGGAGATTCGGGGGACAGTGGTGGTGGATTCGGAGTTGGGCAAAGGCACGACCTTTACCATCCGTTTGCCCCTGACCCTGAGCATTTCCAAGTCCTTGCCCTGCGTGGTCAACCATGCCCAGGTGGCGTTCCCGATGGATGGGGTGGCGGATGTGCCGGTGGATGTGACCCAGGAAATGATTCACACGGGGGTGGATGGGAAATTGACCTTGGATTGGCAGGGACAACGGATTCCCCTGCGCCCGTTGAACGAACTCCTGCGCTACGGGCGGATGATTGGGCGGGGCAGTATTTTCGGCACCAATACCCAGGAGGGGGTGTCGGTGGTCGTGGTGCAAAGCCTGGGGCGGTATGTGGCGTTTCAGGTGGATCAGGTGCTGAATGAGCAGGAGGTGGTGATCAAACAGCTTTCCGGGCCAGTACAGAAACCTCTGGGGATTGCCGGGGCAACCATTTTGGGGGATGGGCGGATCATGATGATCGCCGACATCCTGGAGTTGGTGGATTTGGCGTTGGGGCAAATGCCGCCCCCAAGTGCGCCCCTATGGCAGGGGACTATGCCAGCGGAAGTGGAAACCACCGATGAACCCACCGTGCTGATCGTGGATGACTCGATTGTGGTGCGGGAAATGCTCTCCATGACCTTTAGCAACAAGGGCTACCGGGTGGAACAAGCCCGGGATGGGCAGGAAGCTTGGGAAAAACTGCGGGATGGTCTGCCCTGCGACCTGATGTTCTGCGATATTGAAATGCCCCGCATGGACGGACTGGAACTCCTCTCCAAGGTGCGCCGGGATGCAACGTTGAAAGGATTGCCCATTGCCATGCTCACCTCCCGGGGGGCGGAACGGCACCGGCAAATGGCGATCCAACTGGGCGCCAACGCCTACTTTACCAAGCCCTACCTGGAAGAAACCCTGCTGGATGCGGCGCGCCGACTCCTGGAAGGGGAAAGCCTGGTTGCCCCCAACAATTGA
- a CDS encoding methyl-accepting chemotaxis protein — translation MATSNYLSDYERATSAYVTGDYAEAGAIADSLLKQYDEMPNLHLLRGHIYLCTQNYAQAREHYQRVMALTDDPELVEYARNGINDVNQYLAHQPAQDDFTAPLNMNGDGGDNPFAVADLEAGQNSPSETWVLPEQSEADHPFTPDANPFAASSALEDEEPTMGGFNPFTDVEMPEEPEPSGDHTLIMNAPFPSRPQPQPFAQQTDSFADNFADNFGEAGSPQDEDDQGDTLLMDLEARTGRSANWVEPAAEPGLFSFQSTPTTDDDDPLTGGTPRSQVDNTDALSVVPSTQTQVTRPSLKNTPASTPNNVVVPMAPMRKPAGGLPKSLLTGAVVAVLAGGAAFAVPNKPLGAVLAAVLGGGAAVALGGGGGGVKSQRVRQFSEELRLSCEALGRGEFQSSLSVVGQDDFAEAALAFNQMLTQIRERFKELQDKAEEVERSREDLQRQVIRLLDDVEGAARGDLTVQAEVSADILGAVADSFNLIIQNIRQIVQQVKTSTLQVGRAATDSEFFARELSANALRQAQELAGTLNSVQMMTDSIQRVAESAREAAEVARTASETAQRGGEAVDQTVAGIQSIRESVAETTRKVKRLAESTQEINKIVNSIGQIAQRTNLLALNASIEAAKAGEAGRGFAIVADEVRQLADRTSRASKEIEQIVLQIQGETGLVMTAMEEGTQEVIRGTRVAEQAKRALEEIIQVSQQIDALVQSITADTVRQTEVSRNVTQVMQSVELTAQETSQESQRVSVALQNLAEVSRGLQASVERFRLGTTEPL, via the coding sequence ATGGCAACCAGCAATTATCTTAGTGATTATGAACGTGCGACCAGTGCCTATGTCACGGGTGATTATGCGGAGGCGGGGGCGATTGCCGACAGTCTGCTGAAACAATATGACGAAATGCCCAACCTGCACCTCCTGCGGGGACATATTTATCTGTGTACCCAGAATTATGCCCAGGCACGGGAGCATTACCAACGGGTGATGGCGTTGACCGACGACCCGGAATTGGTGGAATACGCCCGCAATGGTATTAATGATGTGAATCAGTATTTGGCGCACCAACCCGCTCAGGACGATTTCACCGCACCCCTGAACATGAATGGGGACGGGGGGGACAATCCCTTTGCGGTGGCGGATTTGGAGGCGGGGCAAAATTCCCCATCGGAAACCTGGGTCTTGCCTGAACAGTCCGAGGCAGATCATCCTTTTACCCCTGATGCGAACCCGTTTGCGGCGAGCAGTGCCTTGGAGGATGAGGAACCGACTATGGGTGGTTTCAACCCTTTTACCGATGTGGAGATGCCGGAGGAACCGGAACCTAGCGGCGATCACACCCTGATTATGAATGCCCCCTTCCCCAGTCGCCCCCAGCCCCAACCCTTTGCCCAGCAGACCGACAGTTTTGCGGATAACTTTGCCGATAATTTTGGCGAGGCTGGCTCACCTCAGGACGAGGATGACCAGGGGGATACCCTTTTGATGGATTTGGAGGCTCGGACGGGGCGCAGTGCCAATTGGGTAGAACCGGCGGCAGAACCGGGTTTATTTAGTTTTCAATCCACCCCCACCACCGACGATGACGACCCCTTGACCGGGGGCACTCCCCGTTCCCAGGTGGACAATACGGATGCGCTGAGCGTGGTACCCTCAACCCAAACCCAAGTTACCCGCCCCAGTTTGAAAAATACTCCAGCCTCTACCCCCAACAACGTGGTGGTACCCATGGCACCGATGCGGAAACCGGCGGGGGGGTTGCCCAAATCCCTGCTCACCGGGGCGGTGGTGGCGGTATTGGCGGGGGGAGCCGCTTTTGCCGTACCCAACAAGCCTCTGGGAGCGGTCTTGGCCGCCGTGCTGGGTGGGGGAGCCGCCGTTGCCCTAGGAGGTGGTGGGGGTGGGGTGAAGTCCCAACGGGTGCGCCAATTTTCCGAGGAATTGCGTTTGAGTTGCGAAGCCCTAGGGCGGGGGGAATTCCAGTCCTCCCTAAGCGTGGTGGGTCAGGATGACTTTGCGGAAGCGGCTTTAGCTTTTAACCAAATGCTCACCCAAATTCGGGAGCGGTTCAAGGAATTGCAGGATAAGGCGGAGGAAGTGGAGCGTTCCCGGGAGGATTTGCAACGGCAGGTGATTCGTCTGCTGGATGACGTGGAGGGAGCCGCCCGGGGGGATTTGACGGTACAAGCGGAGGTTTCAGCGGATATTTTGGGAGCCGTTGCCGACTCGTTTAACTTGATTATTCAAAACATTCGTCAGATTGTGCAACAGGTGAAAACCTCCACCTTGCAAGTGGGTCGAGCGGCGACGGACAGTGAATTTTTCGCTCGGGAACTTTCTGCCAATGCCCTGCGGCAAGCCCAGGAATTGGCGGGTACGTTGAACTCCGTGCAGATGATGACCGACTCCATCCAACGGGTGGCGGAGAGTGCCCGGGAAGCCGCTGAGGTCGCCCGCACCGCCTCGGAAACTGCCCAACGGGGTGGGGAAGCGGTGGATCAAACCGTGGCGGGGATTCAGAGCATTCGGGAATCGGTGGCGGAAACCACCCGCAAGGTGAAACGGCTGGCGGAGTCCACCCAGGAGATCAACAAGATTGTGAACTCGATTGGTCAAATTGCCCAACGCACCAACCTATTGGCTTTGAATGCCAGTATTGAGGCGGCTAAGGCGGGGGAAGCGGGGCGGGGGTTTGCCATCGTGGCGGACGAGGTGCGGCAGTTGGCGGATCGCACCAGTCGGGCATCCAAAGAAATCGAACAAATCGTGCTCCAGATTCAGGGGGAAACCGGCTTGGTGATGACCGCTATGGAAGAAGGTACTCAGGAGGTGATTCGGGGGACAAGGGTGGCGGAACAGGCGAAGCGAGCCTTGGAGGAAATTATTCAAGTGTCCCAACAAATTGATGCGCTTGTGCAGTCCATTACAGCGGACACGGTGCGGCAGACCGAGGTATCCCGGAACGTCACCCAGGTGATGCAGTCGGTGGAATTGACCGCCCAGGAAACCTCCCAGGAGTCCCAACGGGTTTCCGTTGCGTTGCAAAATCTGGCGGAAGTATCCCGAGGGTTGCAAGCCTCGGTGGAACGGTTCCGTTTAGGTACGACCGAACCCCTCTAA